The sequence GATGACGGCAACGCCGCCGAAAAAGACATACCGGGCGCGCTGGAAGACATATTGCAGTTGGGCGTCACCAAACGCTTTAACGACAACTGGTTTTCTACCGTACGGTTGCGTTATCTGGGGGAGCGGCCCCTGGTGGAAGACAACTCAGAACGCTCAGACACCTCCACCGTAGTGAACGTGCTGGTGGGCAAGCAATGGCAAAACTGGTCGATGAATCTGCAAGTGTTGAACCTTTTTGACAGCAACGACCACGATATTGACTACTTTTATGCGTCACGCCTGCCGGGCGAACCGGCTAACGGCGTTGAAGATTTGCACTACCACGTGATGGAACCGCGGACGGTGCGCTTTGAGCTGAGTTACTCGTTTTAGTCCGGTGCTAATTGCTTTCACTGTGCTCGCGTGTGTAAAGAATGTTAAATGGCGATCCATTCTCCGAGAACTGGCGTAAGCTTAAATACAAGTGAGACAGCAGAAGGAATGATGAGCATGAGCGATAAATCACCGAAAGTAGCTGAATTTACTGCACCTGGCGTTGAAAGCGAGTCGGCAAAAAAAGCAATTGAACTGCTGGATCAGCGCTTGGTTGCCTTACTGGATTTGCAACTGACCTTAAAACACGTTCACTGGAACGTAGTAGGGCCAAACTTTATTGGCGTGCATGAAATGCTCGACCCTCAAGTGGACAGCGTACGCGATATGACGGACACCATTGCCGAGCGTATTGCGACCATGGGCGGCGTACCTGTGGGGACACCACAAGCCATTGCTGACCGCCGAAGCTGGGAAGATTATTCCTTAGGCAAAGGGCTAGTGAAAGACCACCTAGTTGCACTGGATAAAGTGTACGACGGCGTGAACAAAGACCACCGAAAAGCGATGGAAACACTGGCGGATCTGGATCCAGTGTCGGAAGATATGCTGACCGGACAACTGGCCGAGCTGGAGCAGTTCCAGTGGTTTGTCCGCGCACACATTGAGTCGTCCTCTGGCGAACTGAAGAGCTAACTCAGCAGTGAATTTATACATTAAAGCCCAACCCGCGTGTTGGGCTTTTTTTATTGCATGATTATAGTATGACGGTGTCCAATAGAATGAGTGAGAATAAACCAATGAAAGCAAACGACATACTGACGTTTTGGTTTGAGGAGTTAACGCCCCGGGACTGGTTTAAAAAGAGCAATACATTGGATAGTCAGATAAAAGAGCGCTTCGCCGATACGCTGGAAGCAGCCAGTCGGGGCGAGTGTTGGCAATGGCGCACAACTGCAAAAGGGCGTTTGGCTGAGATTATTGTGCTTGATCAGTTCTCACGAAATATCTATCGCGACACCCCGCGAGCCTTTTCACAAGACCCAATGGCATTGGTGTTGGCTCAGGAAGCGGTGAAGCACGAAGCGGACAAACACGTTAACGCCGATGAAAAGGCCTTTTTGTACATGCCCTACATGCACAGCGAGTCGCGACTGATTCACGAGCAAGCGATGACTTTGTTTGACCAACCTGGTTTGGAAAACAACTACAAGTACGAAGTGAAGCATAAAGAAATCATCGACCGCTTTGGTCGGTACCCCCATCGCAATGTCGCGATGGGCAGAGAGTCGACCGAGGACGAACCCGAATTTCTAAAACAACCAGGCTCCAGCTTTTAATTAAGCGCTTAACACGAGCCTGAACCAGGAGCTGTCGCGGCGGTAATCGCGGGCATAATAGCTGCAATCATGACTGCGGCCTCAATGGCCTGAACGGCTTCTCTAGCGGCTTTGGAGACAAGCTCACCGTTTTCCAGTTGTTTAATGCGCTGTTTACGCTCTTTCAGTTCTTGTTTGCTGAATACTTGCGGCAAAAGCTTTGCGCTATTGGCCAACGCAACGATGATTGCAACTCGCGGCTCAATGTCTTTGGTGTCACTTAGCACAGCGTCACGCATGTCCTGACGTAGCTCTTGTTCAGGTTTGGGGTTTATTTCCGGGTAAATTTGGCGCTCAAACAGCCAAAGTACCTTTTCCTTTTCATGAGCAACAATGCCGTTGTCAGCAAGTGCCTGAGCGACTTTGTGTTTTAAGTTTTTTATACCACCCAACTTTTGCACCCAGTCTTTCAGTTTGCGCTGGCGTTTCGCGCCCGAAATCATTGTTAACGCGTCATCCAGCAACGCGTCGTGGGTAGCGCGGTCATCGACTACAGCGACTTTGCCTTTATTGTCGCTATCCACTTTTATACGCCCCAACATTAGTAACTCAGCGGCAATGCCCCAGCCGCTGCGTACTCTACGTATGCACCGTTCATGGTGCCTTCTTCTTCGCGGAGCGACAGAAGCATAAGAGCTTCATACAGTTTTAGAGAGTTGGACATAAGTGCTCCTGTTAAATAAACGTTAACTTTCTGGTAGAGTAAATAGTAAGCGTTTTTAGTTAGGGCAAGCAAGTTTTAGGGGCTCTGTGGGCTAATTAGCATATAATTTCTGTCGCAAAGCGACAGCATATGTTACCAGCCAAAATACCGGCACGCTTTAATGGGAGTAGGTTTCGTATAGGCCTGACATGTGACGACCGCTAGAATGTCGGGGGACACAGCTCAAGACCAGATTAAGTCGTTTAGTAACGCGCAACCTAATAATGATAAGAGGGAATATTTTATTCCAGATGTACGTGGCTCAGTAAGGCGTCATTCCTGACTCGTGTTTTCTGAAGGCATTGCGCGCTTTGATATTGTTTTATGCCATTAACTTGTTTAATGTCAGTATCATAACGAAAAATTAAAGTGTGATATTGCGCATTCGCCGGAATGAAAATGAGCATGCTCGAATTCTTTTTCAGGATTCTGTTTTGAGATAAAGAAAAACACTGGTTATCAGCTGGTTAAAGCGATATGGGTGCTTTTGGGGCGATACGGAGTGCGCATGCGCAGTATACAAAGGTTAGATTTAAGAGAATCGAATGGATAAAAAGTATCAAGTATTCGTAAGTTCAACATATGTTGATCTTTTAGAAGAAAGAAAGGAAGTGATTCAGGCTTTGTTGGAACTAGATTGCATTCCAATAGGTATGGAGTTATTCCCGGCATCCGATGATGATCAGTGGACTTTTATTAAATCTGTTATTGATGATTGTGATTACTACGTCTTGGTTCTAGCTGGCAGGTATGGGTCTTGCTCTGAATCAGGAATAGGTTATACCGAAATGGAGTATAGATATGCGCTGGAATCAGGAAAGCCTGTAATTGCATTCTTGCATAAAGACCCAAGGTCTATTCCTGCTAAGTTTACTGAAACTGAACCTGAATTAAATAAAAAACTGGAATCATTTAGAGGTCTTGCTCAAAAGAAATTATGCAAGTTTTGGGAAACTCCCGCTGAGCTAGCAGGTATTGTTGGAAGAAGCATTGTGCAACTCAAAAAGCGATCTCCGGCAGTTGGTTGGGTTAAAGCAGATCTCGTTCCAAGCGAAGATTCAGCGCAGGAGATCCTGAGACTTAAAAATGAAATCGAACGTCTTAAAGAAGAACTGGAAAACACGTCTACAGCTGGAGTTAATACTGAGGAGCTGTCACAAGGTGATGAACGTTTTGAGTTCGAATATATCGGGAAAGCAAAAATTGATTATTTTGATTGGCATGAAGCAAAGTTAACGGCAGCTGTGCCCTGGAATACAATTTTTGGGGCGCTAGCTCCGCTTATGGCTGATGAGTCTGATGAGCAATCGCTTCAATCTCGATTTAGACAGCTGATAGTTAAAACTGAAGAAGATAATATGCGACCTCTGCAGGGGTTTGGTCAACGAGAACTTTCGGCCACATTCGAGCATGATGTCTTCGACACTATAATTGTACAATTTCGTGCTCTGGGACTTATACAGAAAAGCAAGAGAAACAGAAGCGTCAAGGATAAGAGAACATACTGGTGTCTTACCGAAAAAGGCGACAATCTTCTTGTCGGTTTGAAGGCGATAAGAAAAATCTAACAAGCGCATGTTGTCGGACTGGTTTTCCGCTGCGCTCCAAACCAGCCGCAAATGCGAGCGTTAACTTACCCAAGGGAGCTCCATGAAGTCTCGATCTCGCTTAATGCTTGAAAAATCTATCGCAGCAATGCTGTCTGCAATAGAGATATACAATAAACCTGACTTCAAGTATCGCGAGGAGACTTTTTCTGTGCTGTGCATTAACTCTTGGGAGTTATTGTTAAAAGCAAAAGTTCTCAATTTGGCCAGTAATAAAGTGGCTTCACTTTATGCAATGGAATATAGAACCTTAAAAAGTGGAAAGAAATCTACGGTTAAGAGGCCAAAAACTAATCGATCCGGAAACCCTCTTTCAATTAATCTTTTTGAAGCCTATCGGATCGCTACCGAGGATTATGGCGTTAAGATAGACAAAGCGGTATATGACAATTTGGTCGCGCTTACTGAAATTAGGGATAATTCAATACATTTTGTGAATGATGACTTGCTCTTGTCCCTGAAGATTCAGGAGCTAGGCAGTGCATCACTGCAAAACTACCTCCACCTTGTATCTAGTTGGTTTGGTGATGTCCTATCAGGATATAATTTTTACCTCATGCCACTGTCTTTCTTTCGAAACTTCAATGAAGCCCCCGGTGTTTCGCTCAACTCAAATGAACGTAAAGTTCTAGAGTACATAAAAAAGTCAGAAGAGGGGTATGATAGCAGCGAAGATGTTGGCGATTACAACTTGACTCTGAGAATTGATGTTAAATTCCAGAAAGTTAAGAGCACGTCTGGTTTGCCTGTTCAGGTCACTAATGATTCAAGTGCCACCGCAGTATATTTGTCAGAAGAAGATTTTGCGGATAAGTATCCGTGGGATTACGATATCCTTAGTACGCGGTTGTCCAAGCGATATTCTGATTTCAAGATGAACGCCAAATATCACAGAATCAGAAAAAAATTGGAAGGAGATAAGAAATTTGCGTACGAGCGACTTCTGAACCCTAAGAATCCTAATGGTGGAAAAAAGACATTTTATAACCCGAATATTCAGAAAGAGTTCGATAAACATTATACAAAGATAAGTTAACAAGGCATTGCAGCGGACAAGCCGCTGAATGCGGCGTTAAATATAAGGAGATCGAATGGAAAGCTTAGGTATAGTTGAAGTTGTATCTTTAATAGCGAGTCTAGCATCTTTGATTCTGGCAATGGTTGCTATTCATGCAGCTAGAAGTTCAGAGAAAGAAGTGAGAGATAACTTCGAAAAAACTCAGAAAATGATGGTCGACTATGAGTCCAGAATAAAAGACGTTCTCTCTGAGATTGATAAAAAGTCTGCGATTATTGAAAAGACGGTTTCCGAGTCTCAGAAAGACTTAATGGCTACAATGACTAATATCATCAATGAAACTGTTATTCCTAAAAAGGAAGATATGGGGGAGCAGTTTGCAATGATGTTTGCGCAGCAGCTTTTAACTAACCCCGAGCAAGCTAGTGGTATGATGGGGGCGCTGCAGCCATTTATTGATATGGCACAAAAGGAAGGGAAATAATATATTTAACAAACTGCTGCACACGGAAAAATTACTCGCTACGCTCCTAATTTTCCGGTGAGCAGGGCGTTAGTTTATCAGGTGATATATGGACTTTTTGAGTTTAACTATAGGTTTTCTTGTTGGCACAGCTACTGGTGCAGCAGGAACTTATTTTGGTAATAAATATACTGATATTCGTAAAGCTAAAGAGTACAAAACAGTTGAAGAGTTATTCTATAAAAAGCTTTGGAGTGAGCACGAGAAATTACTTTCTGAAATGAAATCTGATTTAACTAACCCTGATTTTAGTTATCATCGAGAGTTCTATGTATTGAGCAAAAGCTGGATGTTTAATGCTTCTGGACCACACTTGTCATATTATCTGGAAGACCATGATTCACTTGAGCAACAGTTAAAATCATTGGTTGGTAAAGGGCTAATTGTTGATGTCACTGAGTTTGGTAAAAGCGTAACAAAATATCAGTTTACAGATAAATTTGTTGAGCACTTAAAAGTCGTAAACTAACAAGTTGCTTAATTTCGTTCCGGCCACAAAAAGCGTGGCCTCCACTGGACTGCCTACGCTGCGCTGCGGCAGCCAATTAGCAAAGCGTTATGCACGCATGCGTTGCGTTTTTGTGAACTCGTAAAAGGAATAACCTATAAATGAAAGTGTTTTATCAGAAAGGGAGTAATTGGCGCGCAACGCCAGCCAAACTACCATCTGAAAATACCATGCTTTCTTTATCGTTCAATAATTGGGACGACTATGGGATAAGTACTACCCTTAACGCAGTATTGTACGTTGATGGAGAGAGCTTTTTTGAATTTGGCCTAAAGCTCCTAATTGAAAATGATATTTACTCTCCAAAGAAGCTAAACGAGCTATGCGAGGGTGGCTGGGATGGATTTTTTCCTATTCCGGAACTTAACTACGTATCGGTCCCAAGTGATATTGACTTTTATAACGCATTAATCGCTAAAGTAGGCTTTGATGAAGCTAAAGATGTTCTCAATGCTATAAGAGATGCAGGCTATTTTGAGAATATATTAGGGGATCAAAAAGCAATTGATTTGATTAAGCACGATGATTTTTCCACTTCACCTCTCAGGGAGGCCGGAGCAAGAAAGGCTTATGAAGACGGCTGGAAGCTGTTTAGCGATGAACAGTCAAGTATAAAAGATTTCACACTCAATACTATAAAAAAAGATGGTTTGGTTGAGCCAATTCGTTTCAATTTTAATTCTAAATTACTTCCTTATGACATTAATGTACTAATTGGTGAGAATGGGATAGGGAAGTCCTATACATTGAAGTCCTTGGTCGAATACTGGCTGGGTGTGGATCGGGGAAGCAAGGTTGCACTTGACGGGATACAGCATGAACCATTTGACCATTATCCAAATATTTCTAAGCTGATTCTCATATCATATAGCCCGTTTGAAGAGTTTACTATTGATTTATCTGAGACCACTCTGAAGGATAAAGATGCTTATAGATACTTTGGTTTTCGTAGGATCGTTGAAAGCTCAGATGGTCATCAAAGGATAGGTATTAGTAGGAACCTGCCAGCAAGCGATTCTGTATCGTCAATTTTAAAGTCACTCTATGATGATATGAAGTTTGGTGAGTTGCCTAGCTGGACAAATAAGTTCGAAACTATACTTTCTGTCCTTATGTCAGCCATCGAATTCGATTTCATAGCATTTGAAATTGTCGAGGGTGTTGATATATTTGATCAGATACCGGATTTCTCCGAATTTATAGTTGGTGAAGATAATAGGTATCTAAGGATTGATGAGAGTGTAATTCGGACGATAGATGAGTGGAAAATTGAACTAAAGGATTGCATTAAATTCGAATCTGGTGCTGTTTTTATCGGGGATGATAAGGCGATTGAGATCAGCTCTGGACAAAGGCTGTTCTGCTACATTGTGGTTAATGTTGTTGGGCAAATAAGGAAAGACAGCTTGGTTGTCATTGATGAGCCTGAACTTTTCTTGCATCCCGCACTTGAAATTGAGTTTGTTGAGCTGCTTAAAAGGGTTCTGAAAGCCTTCACATCTAAAGCAATTTTGGCTACTCATTCTTTAGCTATCACTAGAGAGGTCCCAGCCAAGTGTGTACACGTCTACCGAAAACAAAATGATACAGTTGAAGTAGAGTATCCTCCCTTTGAAACGTTTGGTGGGGATATGCAAAGAATTTCATCATACGTTTTTGGTGATAACTCTATTACGAAGCCGTTCGATAGCTGGCTGCAAGAGCAGCTGGCCATCTATGCAGACCCCCAAGATATTATTGATCAACTTGGGGATGAGATTAATGAGGAAATGTTGATAAAACTGATTAACTCAAGGAAGTCTGATGGTATCTAAAGTTCGGCTTCCCGAAGAGGACTCCCTAGAAATTTTGAGAGATATAATAAATGAAAGGCATAGATATAGGTCCTTCTACGATCGGATTACGAATGACCTTATATCTCAAGCAGAGATGTTCATAGAGCATAACGGTAACCCGTTAATGCTTACTCCACTTGACTTAAAAAACTATACAGATTCTGAAGAAGAGGCTAATCAACGTAAGAAATCCTTGATTGGTCTATACACTCCTAAGGACGAAAAGCTACCCTTCCTGCAGCTGGAGGCCATGAGGAAACGTAACGGGCTAGTTGTTTGCCCAAGCTGTGGGGAACCTGGAAGGCCGAGAACTCTAGATCATTATCTTCCTAAAGACGTATTTCCTGAGCTTTCAGTTTTGCTGTTGAACTTAACGCCAATGTGTGACTGGTGCCAAGGAGAGAAACTAACAGACTATATTACTGAGGACGGTCAGAAGAGATACATTCATCCTTATTTTGATGACGTGGACAGACCTTTGTTTTCAATAACATTCATTCCCCCATTTGCTACTCCTTCAATAGATATCGCTGTCAGTGAAGAAATATCAGAAGAACTAAGCTTACTTGTTAAGTCGCATTTAGAAGGAATCGATTTTCTCACTCGTTTT comes from Idiomarina sp. X4 and encodes:
- the dps gene encoding DNA starvation/stationary phase protection protein Dps, whose amino-acid sequence is MSMSDKSPKVAEFTAPGVESESAKKAIELLDQRLVALLDLQLTLKHVHWNVVGPNFIGVHEMLDPQVDSVRDMTDTIAERIATMGGVPVGTPQAIADRRSWEDYSLGKGLVKDHLVALDKVYDGVNKDHRKAMETLADLDPVSEDMLTGQLAELEQFQWFVRAHIESSSGELKS
- a CDS encoding DUF924 family protein is translated as MSENKPMKANDILTFWFEELTPRDWFKKSNTLDSQIKERFADTLEAASRGECWQWRTTAKGRLAEIIVLDQFSRNIYRDTPRAFSQDPMALVLAQEAVKHEADKHVNADEKAFLYMPYMHSESRLIHEQAMTLFDQPGLENNYKYEVKHKEIIDRFGRYPHRNVAMGRESTEDEPEFLKQPGSSF
- a CDS encoding GOLPH3/VPS74 family protein, with product MLGRIKVDSDNKGKVAVVDDRATHDALLDDALTMISGAKRQRKLKDWVQKLGGIKNLKHKVAQALADNGIVAHEKEKVLWLFERQIYPEINPKPEQELRQDMRDAVLSDTKDIEPRVAIIVALANSAKLLPQVFSKQELKERKQRIKQLENGELVSKAAREAVQAIEAAVMIAAIMPAITAATAPGSGSC
- a CDS encoding DUF4062 domain-containing protein, with product MDKKYQVFVSSTYVDLLEERKEVIQALLELDCIPIGMELFPASDDDQWTFIKSVIDDCDYYVLVLAGRYGSCSESGIGYTEMEYRYALESGKPVIAFLHKDPRSIPAKFTETEPELNKKLESFRGLAQKKLCKFWETPAELAGIVGRSIVQLKKRSPAVGWVKADLVPSEDSAQEILRLKNEIERLKEELENTSTAGVNTEELSQGDERFEFEYIGKAKIDYFDWHEAKLTAAVPWNTIFGALAPLMADESDEQSLQSRFRQLIVKTEEDNMRPLQGFGQRELSATFEHDVFDTIIVQFRALGLIQKSKRNRSVKDKRTYWCLTEKGDNLLVGLKAIRKI
- a CDS encoding DUF3644 domain-containing protein, whose amino-acid sequence is MKSRSRLMLEKSIAAMLSAIEIYNKPDFKYREETFSVLCINSWELLLKAKVLNLASNKVASLYAMEYRTLKSGKKSTVKRPKTNRSGNPLSINLFEAYRIATEDYGVKIDKAVYDNLVALTEIRDNSIHFVNDDLLLSLKIQELGSASLQNYLHLVSSWFGDVLSGYNFYLMPLSFFRNFNEAPGVSLNSNERKVLEYIKKSEEGYDSSEDVGDYNLTLRIDVKFQKVKSTSGLPVQVTNDSSATAVYLSEEDFADKYPWDYDILSTRLSKRYSDFKMNAKYHRIRKKLEGDKKFAYERLLNPKNPNGGKKTFYNPNIQKEFDKHYTKIS
- a CDS encoding AAA family ATPase → MKVFYQKGSNWRATPAKLPSENTMLSLSFNNWDDYGISTTLNAVLYVDGESFFEFGLKLLIENDIYSPKKLNELCEGGWDGFFPIPELNYVSVPSDIDFYNALIAKVGFDEAKDVLNAIRDAGYFENILGDQKAIDLIKHDDFSTSPLREAGARKAYEDGWKLFSDEQSSIKDFTLNTIKKDGLVEPIRFNFNSKLLPYDINVLIGENGIGKSYTLKSLVEYWLGVDRGSKVALDGIQHEPFDHYPNISKLILISYSPFEEFTIDLSETTLKDKDAYRYFGFRRIVESSDGHQRIGISRNLPASDSVSSILKSLYDDMKFGELPSWTNKFETILSVLMSAIEFDFIAFEIVEGVDIFDQIPDFSEFIVGEDNRYLRIDESVIRTIDEWKIELKDCIKFESGAVFIGDDKAIEISSGQRLFCYIVVNVVGQIRKDSLVVIDEPELFLHPALEIEFVELLKRVLKAFTSKAILATHSLAITREVPAKCVHVYRKQNDTVEVEYPPFETFGGDMQRISSYVFGDNSITKPFDSWLQEQLAIYADPQDIIDQLGDEINEEMLIKLINSRKSDGI